CTATGGAAACTTATTATTAGCTCAAGTACAAGGAGACCCTTATGCATACCCCAACTACGATCATTGGCAATTTGGTAGAAAATCCCATGCTAAAAAAGTTAAGTGAAAACGGCATTAAAGCAGATTTCCGGTTAGCTTGTTCTAGGAGAGTTCCTACTAAAGAAGGCCAGTGGATTGATGCAGATCAGCTTTTTATCGACGTTGAGTGTTGGGGTGATCTTGCCGTGAATGTAAAAAAGAATCTTATTAAAGGCCGTCCCGTTATTTGTGTGGGACATCTTTCTACCGATAGTTGGATGGATAAGAACGATCCCACTAAAACGATGAGTAAAATAAAGCTTCGGGCTCACTATGTTGGTTTGGAGATGACTCGCTATGAGCTAGCATCACGGCGAAGTAGCACACATGAAGTCGCTCACGATGGGTTAAGTTTTTCTGATACTGCTGAGCCGCTGTGGGATAAAGACTATACGGATAAAACTTCGGTAGTAGGTGTTGGTGCACTATCCGCTATAGACGCAGAAGCACCGTTTTAGCACTGTGATGTGTAACTAGGTATGTCTTATTTGTGCTGTTAGCAGAGTAAAAGTACTGCTAACAGTTAACTAGGATGAACTAATTATTTACGCTTGGCAGATATTTATATTATTGCTTATGCCTTAAAGTGCATGCGTATTACGTGTAGTAGCAGTGCTATGTACTGATGATTCTGGGGTAAACCAGTGCGGCTGTTCACAATTGAAAACCGTGGGTGTTTATTTGGTGTATACCGTTTTAGCAGTAGTTTCGAATATCATGTACGCTTTTCATCGAACTTGTGAGCTGTATTTTAAGGAGACGTGAGACGTGGGCGAATTCATCTACACGATGAAGAACGTGCGCAAAGCTATTGGCGATAAAGTCATTTTGGACAATGTCACTATGGCTTTTTATCCAGGCGCAAAAATCGGTGTCGTTGGCCCCAACGGTGCTGGTAAGTCTTCTATTTTGAAGATTATGGCCGGGCTTGATCAGCCATCGAATGGTGAAGCATTCCTCGATCCAGGTGCTACCGTGGGTATTCTTTTGCAGGAGCCTCCTTTGAATGAGGAGAAGACTGTGCGCGAGAATGTCGAAGAGGGTATGGGTGAGATTTTCCAGATTCGTCAGCGCTATGAGCAAATCGCAGAAGAAATGGCGACAAATTATACCGATGAGCTTATGGAAGAAATGACTGAGCTCCAGGAAAAAATTGATGCTGCCGATGCATGGGAATTGGATTCCAAGATCGAACAGGCTATGGAGGCATTGCGCTGCCCACCTTCTGATGCACCAGTAACTAATCTTTCTGGTGGTGAACGTCGTCGTGTTGCATTAGCAAAACTCTTATTATCCGAGCCAGATTTATTGCTTCTCGACGAGCCTACCAACCATCTTGACGCAGAGTCAGTGCTATGGCTTGAGCAGCATTTAGCTAAATATCCTGGTGCTGTACTTGCTGTGACTCACGATCGTTACTTCCTTGATCACGTTGCTGGTTGGATCTGCGAAGTTGATCGTGGAAAGCTTTATCCTTATGAAGGCAATTACTCTACTTATTTAGAGACAAAGGCGCAGCGTTTAGAAGTTGCCGGTAAGAAGGATCAGAAATTACAAAAGCGACTCAAGGAAGAACTTGAATGGGTACGTTCTGGTGCTAAAGCACGTCAGGCAAAGAATAAGGCTCGTCTGCAGCGGTATGAGGAAATGGCTGCTGAGGCTGAGCAGTATAAGAAGCTTGATTTTGAAGAAATTCAAATTCCTACCCCGCCGCGTTTGGGCAATCAAGTTGTTGAGGTAACCAATCTAGAAAAGGGCTTTGATGGGCGAGTGCTTATCAAAGACTTGTCTTTCACCTTGCCACGAAACGGTATTGTTGGTGTGATTGGTCCTAACGGTGTAGGTAAGTCCACCTTGTTCAAGACAATTGTTGGCCTAGAACAACCAGATGCTGGTGAGGTCAAGGTTGGCCAGACTGTGCAACTGAGCTACGTGGATCAGAACCGCGAAAACATTGATCCAGAAAAGACAGTATGGGAAGTTGTTTCTGACGGTCTGGATTTTATCCATGTTGGCCAAAATGAGATGCCATCGCGTGCCTATCTATCAGCGTTTGGTTTTAAAGGCCCGGATCAGCAGAAGCCATCAAAGGTATTGTCTGGCGGTGAGCGTAACCGTCTCAACCTCGCTTTGACCCTTAAACAGGGCGGTAACCTGATTCTTCTTGATGAGCCAACCAATGACCTTGATGTGGAAACTTTAGGCTCGTTAGAAAATGCATTACAGAAATTCCCTGGTTGTGCTGTGGTGATTTCTCACGATCGTTGGTTCTTGGATCGTACCTGTACTCACATTCTGGCGTGGGAAGGAAATATTGCTGAAGGTCAGTGGTTCTGGTATGAAGGCAACTTCGAAGATTATGAAAAGAACAAAGTAGAGCGCCTTGGCCCTGATGCAGCACGACCAAGCCGTGTGACACACCGTAAACTTACCCGGTAACTAAACACTATTTAACTAGCTAATGCAGATAGTAGTTAGTTAAGCACTAGGGTTAGTTCTAGTTAAGTGGAGTATAAAACCCGTCGCAGATCGCGGCGGGTTTTGTTTTTGTAGTTACTTGTGCGTTGCGCATACTGAAAATATTGGTGAAATAGTGATTCTAGGCTGTATTGAGTATAAAAACAGTAATTCAAGCAGTATTGAATAAAATTTTTTATGCTTATTTCTTTGGGGTGGTGGGGTTAAAAAACTCTTTTCAGCAGTATAAATGGACACTTTTAAACAGTGTAGTTAGCAATAAATAGACAGATCTGTTCATTAAAAACGGTCAAACTAGTGCATATTTTTGTTACAGTGCTTATACGCAACATTGCTAGTAAAAATCCATCAATTTGGCAAGCTGTTATTGCTGTTATTTTGGCTTAAATACTAACTAGTTGGATACCAGCCTGCGGTAGGCATCCAAGTATTGAGTGGAAGCTAGTTTTGTTCGGTTAGCCCATGAGGCGAGTGTTTTATCACCTCAAACCAACAACCATGAAAGCACAACCATGAAAATGAAAGCGTTTATTGCTACTTTCATCGCAGCTGCCTTAGTAACCGCATGTGCTGCTACAGATTCCTCTTCGACTGCTACAAATTCGACCGATTCTAGAGCCCAAAATTATCGAAGCGTAGCGGAAATCCAAGACTCTGGTTTTATTACTATCGGCGTTTTTTCGGATAAATCGCCTTTTGGCTACGTTAATTCTTCTGGTGAATACGCTGGTTATGATATCGAATACGGCAATCGTATTGGACAAGACTTAAACGTGGCTATCTCCTATGTTCCAGTTGAGGCTGCTTCCCGTGTGGAGTTTTTAAGCACCAATAAAGTCGATTTGATTTTGGCTAATTTCACGGTAACATCGCAACGTGCAGAAAAAGTAGATTTTGCGCAGCCTTATATGAAGGTATCTTTGGGCTTAGTCTCGCCAGATAGTAAACCAATAAACGACGAAGCTGATCTTGTTGGTAAAAATATTATCGTGGTCAAGGGCACTACTGCGGAAACGTATTTGGAATCGACGTATCCGGAACTTAAATTACAAAAATACGATCAATACACCGAAGCTACTAATGCGCTTGCCGACGGACGTGGTGATGCATGGGTAACTGATAACACTGAGGCACTTGCCTGGGTGGAAAATAACAACGGCTTTAGTACAACAATTACTTCCTTGGGAAATGTCGATACCATTGCCGGCGCAGTTGCTAAAGGAAATACTAGTTTATTGAATTGGCTTAATGACGAACTTATTGTTTTAGGTGAAGAGAACTTTTTCCATAAAAACTTTACTAAAACACTCCAACCTGTTTATGGAGATCAAATTAACCCTGATGAACTAGTAGTTGAAGGCGGCCAGCTTTAGTTTGTCCTATTTGTTTTTCTGGCCTTATTTTATGTTGCTGCGTCTTTTTATAAACGGGCTCAACACACAAACGTTGATAAGTAGCACAACGAGGTCAGTTTTAATAATAGGGACCTAACGTATTATGGATTTTTCCGTTATTTACGATTCAATTCCGCTGTATGCTCAAGCGGCGCTGACAACTGTACGTACTGCGTTTATCGGTATTGTCTTGGCTTTTGTATTCGGTAGCGTGTGCGCAGTAATAAAGCAGCTTCGTATTCCTATTCTGTGGCAATTGGTAAATATCTATATTGAGTTTTCTCGTAATACGCCATTGATTGTTCAGCTTTTCTTTCTTTATTTTGGGCTCCCCAAGTTAGGGATCGTATTAAGCAGTGAAGCCTGTGCAATTATTGGGCTGACCTTTTTAGGCGGTGGCTATATGGCGGAATCTTTGCGTGCTGGGTTAGAAGCAGTCGATGGTATCCAAAACCAATCTGCACTGAGTTTGGGTATGACACAGACACAAAGTTTACGCACAGTGGTTTTCCCACAGGCGCTTGCTATTGCGGCCCCCGGAATTACTGCCAATGTGATCTTTTTAATTAAAGAAACTTCGGTGGTTTCCGTAGTTGCACTTGCTGATTTAATTTATGTGGCTAAATCGCAGATCGGTTCTACTTATGACACCCGCGAGGCACTCTTTTTATTAGTAGTTTTCTACCTCATCATTTTATTGCCGACGAGTTTATTGTCTGGTTGCATAGAAAGGTGGCTGCGTCATGCTGCCCATGGGGCTTGAACTTATTTTTGAGGGAAATAATTTCTCACGTTTATTGCTAGGTATGTGGACTTCAGTACGCATCGCTTTGATCGCAATGGCAATTTCCATTGGGTTGGGCATGTTTATGGGCGTGCTGATGGTATCGAAAAGCTCTGCTATCCGATTCATTTGTCGGTTATACCTAGAGTTTGTGCGTATTATGCCTCAGTTAGTACTGCTGTTTTTGGTTTATTTTGAGCTTACTTACGTTGGAATCAATTTATTACGCGAAGCAGCGGCGGTTATTGTTTTTGTTTTGTGGGGAACCGCGGAGATGGGGGATTTGGTGCGTTCAGCGATTACTTCGATTCCACGTCACCAGTATTTAAGCGCACAGGCACTAGGGCTAAAACAGCTGCAAGTGTATGTCCGTATTATTATCCCGCAAGCTTTTCGACGCCTACTGCCTGGCATCATTAATCTCACCAATCGTATGATTATGACTACTGCTTTAGTAGTGCTTATTGGGGTTGTGGAAGTACTTAAAGTGGCACAACAGATTATTGATGCTCATAGATTCGATTATCCAGATGCTGCATTGTGGATTTATGGTTTTGTTTTCTTTGCCTATTTTTTCATGTGTTACCCCATCTCGATGATTGCTCGTTTTTTGGAAAGGAAATGGGCTATATGAGCCTTATTGAATTGCAGTCGGTTGTTAAACGCTATGGCGACAATACTGTACTTGATGGTGTTAGTTTGGAAGTATTGGCTGGGGAAGTGGTAGCAATTATTGGTCCTTCGGGCTGTGGAAAATCTACGTTACTGCGTTGTATCAATGGGTTGGAAGAAATCCAGGCTGGGCAGATTATTTTTCGAGGTGAGCCGCTAACTAAAAACACTAAGTGGACGCAGCTTCGCCAAGATATTGGCATGGTTTTTCAAAACTATGAACTTTTTAATCATTTGACAGTGCTCGATAACCTTTTGTTAGCCCCCAAAGTCGTTCAAAAAGCGAATAAAAAAGAAGTTACTCAGCGTGCCCACATGCTTTTAGCACGGGTGGGGTTAGCCGGAAAAGAAAAATCTTATCCGCGTGAGTTGTCTGGTGGACAAAAACAACGCGTTGCTATTGTGCGAGCATTAATGATGAATCCGCAAGTGCTCTTGCTTGATGAGATTACTGCTTCGCTAGATCCAGAAATTGTTCGTGAAGTACTTGATGTCGTTCTGAAACTAGCAAAAGAAGGCATGACCATGGTAATTGTGACTCACGAGATGGATTTTGCTCGTGCCATTGCCGATACAGTTGTATTTATGGATGCCGGGAATATTGTAGAAAAAGGCAATCCGCGTACTTTTTTCGATCATCCAAGAACACAGCGTGCCCAACGCTTCCTCAATACCTTGAGCTTTGATGATCTGTTAGATGGTACGGATACTAAAAACTAGCTAGACTATGTTTTCATGGCTGAAGATACTTTTCTTGTGCACACAACCCATATTCCGCTACGGTGGTCTGATTTTGACCGTTTTGGCCACCTCTCTAATGCTCGTTATATTGAAATCGCCCAGGAAGCGCGGCAAATTTTTGGTGATGAAGAATTTAAAGAACGTGCTTTAGAAGTGCCCGCGATGTTCGTGCGCAAAATCGATATCAGCTACGACCGGGCTATTTTGCCAAACACCACCTCAGTTAAAGTTGTTACCACTGTGACCAAAGTGGGTAATACTTCATTGACTACTAGCCAAGAACTTTTCGACGTTGAAGATAATTGCTGTGCTGTTCTAGAAGCAGTACAGGTGGTTATTGATACCGTTATGCACAGCCCGCGTCCTATTACTGATATGGAGCGCAAAGTTATGCTCGGACAGCTACCTCGCTGATGCTTGAAATAACCAGTGGGCAATCGGGACTGCGCTCGTTAATTCAGCGTGCTTTAGTTTTAGATGAGAATGCGTTGGTTCGCGCAAGCGATTTAGGCGATGGCAGCCTGGATATTTTCGTGACCACCCCTTTTCAGACTATTGCCGCTCGCCGAGTTACCGGAACTATGAGCAGTACTGGAACAGTATTCCGAGCCAGTGATATGTCAGAGACTTTCGCTGCTTCCTGGCCAGGGGCATTGCCTCCGATTAGTGGATATCAGCTTCTCGACGATATTCCTACTGCAGTTGTGAGCAAACTTGCCGAACAAGGTCAGGCCTTAGCTAGACAATTTTCTGGCCCGCTTGGCCCGCCTAGTTCTTTATTGGAACAAGAAGTAATTACCGTTGATGGTCATGGGCAAGAAGCCCATATTCCTATGCGAATGATTTTTACCTGTACCGCATTAGGACTTATCCCTGGGTTTAGTGCCCCCGCTGATATTCCACGTCACCTGCGGGTATCAGTACTTGGCCGGTGGACTCGACTCGATGCGCCTTTTGGCTCTGTGTACCGTAGCACGGGTTTACCACTTTTGTTTAGCTAGTACATATTATTGCGCTGGTGATTCCGGCTGGTTGATGAGCATGAACGCGACTTTACGCATATGCTCTTTCATAGCCATACGATATGCCGGCGCTAAGGTTTGCTCATCAATTTCTTCAATGGCAGCATCCATAATTTCTAGCCAGCGATGTGCTTCCTTTTCACCAATAGCAAAAAGGTGATGACGCATTCGCAATCGAGGGTGTCCACGATTTTCACTAAAAGTGTGTGGCCCACCCCAATACTGAGCAAGAAACCAGCGTAACCGATCTTCAGCGCCTTCCCAATCATGGGCAGGATACATCGGTCCAATAAGATCATCAGTGCGCATACGCTGGTAAAAGAGATGTACTAGTTTTCGGAAAGTTTCTTCGCCGCCAACTTCTTCATAGAAATTCAACTATATTCTCCTAGGTGGTCATAAAACGTACCATATGTTTAAAAATACGTATGTCGATTCTACGGTGAATAAGTTTTTACCGACTTGATAAGAGATGCGGTGAGTAACTTCGTCGAAAAGCAGATTTTTATTGGGTTTAACAACGCAGGTCTTAGTTTCTAGGAAAAGCTAAAAGCAGCGAGGCTATTGAAAACCTCGCTGCTTTTAATTAAGGTGGCGTTGTTTTAGCTGCCGTCGAAGGCACGATTTTTTAGACCACGCTCAGCGCGATCTTTGCCTTCAGCGATAATCCGGCGTAGACCATGAGGTAAATCTTTTTGCTCAAGGAATGCAGCAGCTAATTCCACTATCTGTGGGCTAGCGTCCCAATATGGGAAAGCCCCACTAAGAGTAGTTGTTGCTACATCGCTAGAAACATTTGACCAGAGCTGAGCGGCACACTCAAAGTATTCGCTAGTGAATTCTTGGAGTAGATCATCAGAATGGGTGAAGTCTAAACCCTCCAACTTGTGTCGTAATTCCAAGTTACTGAGGGAATCTGTCTGGTGCATAATCTGATTGAAAATTTCGCGCTTATTCTCAGCAGCATTAATAGCTGCCTGAGCACGTAATGCTGCCATCTGGCCAGAAGAAGTATTATCACTAGCAAGCAATTCAGCAATGCGTGCTAGTGGATCTTCAAACTGCGCATCAGCAATAAGTGCCGTTAATGCCCACCACTTAAGATCGGCATCGATATGAATACCTGGGAATACCTGTTTATCGGCCAAGATTTGTTTAAAAGCTTCGGCGGCTTCTTCATTAAGGGCAACCTTAGCAAGAGCTTGCACAAAAGCTAACTGAGTATCTGAACCTGGTTCACTATGAAGTGCTGCCTCTAATAGAGTTTGTGCAAGCAGTTCTTCACCTTTTGTAGCTAGCCAATGTCTATCTGCATAGAAATTGACTGCCGTGGTTACTTGACTTAGCAGACGTTCTAGCACCATAATTTGATCTTCGGTACCCGCACCACGAGCAACAAGCGTTAGGAAGTCGCGAGCACGTAACTTTTGGTTACGAGTCATTTCCCAAGCAGCAGACCAACATAGGGTGCGTGCCATGGGATCGTCGATCTTATCAATATTTTCTAAGAGGAAGGCCATGGAGTTATCGTCAAGACCAAGTGCACAGTAGGTGAGATCTTCATCGTTGACAATAACTAGTTGCGCAGCAGGGACACCAATAAATTCAGTTACTGCTGTAGCGGCATTAGTAATATCAACTTCTGCGCGGTGGGTACGGATAACCTTGCCATCAACTAATGAGTAAAGACCGACAGCAACCCGGTGAGTGCGTAACTCACCGGCACCAGGTGTGGCTCCGGATTGTATTACCTTAAAGTCAGTGTATACGCCATTTTCTATGGTAAAACTTGGTGAAAGCGTATTAAGGCCAGTGGTTTTAATCCATTGCTGTGCCCACTGCGAAAGATCACGTCCAGAAGCTTGCTCTAGTGCATTAAGTAGATCTGCGAAAGTAGCATTGCCAAAAGCATGTTGGGCAAAGTGGCGGCGCACACCAGCAAAAAATTCTTCTCGGCCAACATAGGCTTGTAATTGCTTTAACACTGAGGCACCTTTGGAATAGGTAATGCCGTCAAAGTTTTGTTCTACTGTTTCAATATCAGAAGCATCTGTGGAAATCGGGTGAGTAGAAGAAAGTTGATCTTGCTGATAAGCCCAAGACTTTTCGACGTTAGCAAAAGTGACCCATGCGTTATGGTATTCAGTAGCCTCAGCTTGGCTCATTGCCGCGCCCCAGGTAGCAAAAGATTCATTAAGCCAGAGATCATCCCACCAACGCATAGTAACTAGATCCCCGAACCACATATGCGCCATTTCATGCAAAATAGTGTCGCATCGGCGCTCATAGCGTGATTTTGTCACTTTGGAAGTAAAAACATATTCATCGCGGAAAGTTACACAACCAGCATTTTCCATAGCACCAGCATTAAATTCAGGAACAAAAAGCTGATCATATTTGCCAAAGGGATAAGCCACACCAAAGTGCGCATGATAGTAATCAAATCCCTGCTTAGTTTCGGTAAAAATAGTTTCCGAATCGAGGCATTCAGCTAGTGACTGCCGGCAAAAGATAGATAGTGGAATCTCTAACTCAGTGGGCTCATCGGCTGGAGTTTCTGGATAGTGAGTTAGCTTTCCTTGCCATATATCAGAAACTTCGTGGTAGCGGCCTGCACAAATAGCGACCAGATAGGTTGATAATGGGTAGTCGATATGAGAGCTAAATTGTTGCCCGTCGGGGAGATCAATAACCGTTTGCGGTGCGTTGGTAATTACTTTCCATCCAGTTGGGGCGATGATATTAAGGCTGTAGGTAGCTTTAAGATCTGGTTGGTCGAAGCAGGCAAAAACACGCTTGGCATCGGCAGTTTCGAATTGAGTATAAAGATAAACTTCGTTGTCTACGGGATCGACAAAGCGGTGTAGTCCTTGACCGGTACGCGAGTAAGCACACACAGCGTTGACTCGAAGCAGGTGTTCGCCGGCGCTGAGTCCTTGTAATAAGATACCGCGGGTTTCGTCATAGCGTCCGTCTTCGGTCATAGGTACGGCGGATTCGGTTATATTGACCTCGTCAAGCAAGACTTCATAAATGTGATTGGCCTGGAGATCAATAAAGGTATCACCGTCGCTGAGCGCGCTAAACCGCACGGTAGTCAGGGAAGGAAATTCAGTTTCGCCAGCGGTGAGATCAATGCTGATGTCGTAGTGGTCAACAAAGATGAGTTGGGAACGTTGTTCGGCCTCGATACGAGTGAGATTGGTAGAAGACATAGCAGCTCCTTGTCTTAAAGTAATTGTATGAGTTTGGGGATAGTTTAAGACTACCTGCGGGGATCAGTGTTCTGACATACACTTGGGAATAAAAGGCATAAATAGCGGTTTTATTCCTAGAGAACTGAGAGCAGGTTAGAACAACATGACTGAAAAAGTATCCTTTTGGTTTGATGTATCGTGCCCATTTTGTTGGGTAACTTCCCGGTGGATCAAAGAGGTAGAGCAGGTTCGTGATATTGAAGTCGAATGGATCCCAATGAGTTTGAGCGTTCTTAATCAAGGACGCAATCTTGATCCTGGTTATATGCAGCGAATGGAAGCTAATTGGGGGCCAGCACGAGTTTTCGCAGCGATTGCAAGTGAGCATCCAGAAAAACTTGATGAGCTTTATACGGTGATGGGTACCATGGTTCATAATGAGGGTAAGGGTGCTCAAAAAGGTTTTGGCGGATATGACGAAGTCATTGCTACCTCATTAGCACAACTTGGGTTAGGTGAATATGCTGCAATCGCTAATACTAGCCAGTGGGATGAGCAGCTTCGTCAGTATCATCAGGGGGCAATGGATGCCGTTGGGGATGAGGTAGGTACGCCGGTACTTAAATTAGGCGATACCGCATTTTTCGGTCCGGTACTAACCCGTATTCCGCGAGGTGAAGCGGCTGGAAAGCTTTTTGACGCTTCAGTAACCCTCGGCAATTACCCCCATTTCTTTGAATTGAAGCGTTCCCGAACCGAATCACCACGGTTTGATTAACTTTAAAAGGGGTAATAAACGGGGCAGATCCGATAGACTTTAAAACATGCGAATCTATCTTGGAGCAGACCATGCAGGGTTTGAGACGAAGAATATTATTGCGGAGCATCTGAAGAGTCTCGGACATGAGGTAATTGATTGCGGTGCGCATATTTATGATGCCAACGATGATTATCCAGCATTTTGTATTGAAGCTGCTAGCCGAGTAGTTAATGATCCTGGTTCATTGGGAATTGTGCTTGGTGGATCCGGTAATGGTGAGCAGATTGCGGCCAATAAAGTAACCGGTGCCCGGTGTGCTCTAGCCTGGTCGCCAGAAACAGCAAGACTAGCTAGAGAACATAATAACGCGCAGCTTATTGGCTTAGGTGGCAGAATGCATTCCGCTGAAGAAGCTCTGGCGATAGTGGATGCTTTTATTGAGCAACCATGGAGTAACGAGGAACGCCACCAGCGCCGTATCGATATTCTAGCTGATTATGAGCGCACTGGAATTGCCCCAGAATTGCCTCGGGAAAATTAATACTTATT
This DNA window, taken from Corynebacterium kutscheri, encodes the following:
- a CDS encoding single-stranded DNA-binding protein; the encoded protein is MHTPTTIIGNLVENPMLKKLSENGIKADFRLACSRRVPTKEGQWIDADQLFIDVECWGDLAVNVKKNLIKGRPVICVGHLSTDSWMDKNDPTKTMSKIKLRAHYVGLEMTRYELASRRSSTHEVAHDGLSFSDTAEPLWDKDYTDKTSVVGVGALSAIDAEAPF
- a CDS encoding ribose-5-phosphate isomerase, encoding MRIYLGADHAGFETKNIIAEHLKSLGHEVIDCGAHIYDANDDYPAFCIEAASRVVNDPGSLGIVLGGSGNGEQIAANKVTGARCALAWSPETARLAREHNNAQLIGLGGRMHSAEEALAIVDAFIEQPWSNEERHQRRIDILADYERTGIAPELPREN
- a CDS encoding acyl-CoA thioesterase; the protein is MAEDTFLVHTTHIPLRWSDFDRFGHLSNARYIEIAQEARQIFGDEEFKERALEVPAMFVRKIDISYDRAILPNTTSVKVVTTVTKVGNTSLTTSQELFDVEDNCCAVLEAVQVVIDTVMHSPRPITDMERKVMLGQLPR
- a CDS encoding amino acid ABC transporter permease, with the translated sequence MLPMGLELIFEGNNFSRLLLGMWTSVRIALIAMAISIGLGMFMGVLMVSKSSAIRFICRLYLEFVRIMPQLVLLFLVYFELTYVGINLLREAAAVIVFVLWGTAEMGDLVRSAITSIPRHQYLSAQALGLKQLQVYVRIIIPQAFRRLLPGIINLTNRMIMTTALVVLIGVVEVLKVAQQIIDAHRFDYPDAALWIYGFVFFAYFFMCYPISMIARFLERKWAI
- a CDS encoding amino acid ABC transporter ATP-binding protein; the encoded protein is MSLIELQSVVKRYGDNTVLDGVSLEVLAGEVVAIIGPSGCGKSTLLRCINGLEEIQAGQIIFRGEPLTKNTKWTQLRQDIGMVFQNYELFNHLTVLDNLLLAPKVVQKANKKEVTQRAHMLLARVGLAGKEKSYPRELSGGQKQRVAIVRALMMNPQVLLLDEITASLDPEIVREVLDVVLKLAKEGMTMVIVTHEMDFARAIADTVVFMDAGNIVEKGNPRTFFDHPRTQRAQRFLNTLSFDDLLDGTDTKN
- a CDS encoding transporter substrate-binding domain-containing protein, with the protein product MKMKAFIATFIAAALVTACAATDSSSTATNSTDSRAQNYRSVAEIQDSGFITIGVFSDKSPFGYVNSSGEYAGYDIEYGNRIGQDLNVAISYVPVEAASRVEFLSTNKVDLILANFTVTSQRAEKVDFAQPYMKVSLGLVSPDSKPINDEADLVGKNIIVVKGTTAETYLESTYPELKLQKYDQYTEATNALADGRGDAWVTDNTEALAWVENNNGFSTTITSLGNVDTIAGAVAKGNTSLLNWLNDELIVLGEENFFHKNFTKTLQPVYGDQINPDELVVEGGQL
- a CDS encoding mycothiol-dependent nitroreductase Rv2466c family protein encodes the protein MTEKVSFWFDVSCPFCWVTSRWIKEVEQVRDIEVEWIPMSLSVLNQGRNLDPGYMQRMEANWGPARVFAAIASEHPEKLDELYTVMGTMVHNEGKGAQKGFGGYDEVIATSLAQLGLGEYAAIANTSQWDEQLRQYHQGAMDAVGDEVGTPVLKLGDTAFFGPVLTRIPRGEAAGKLFDASVTLGNYPHFFELKRSRTESPRFD
- the ettA gene encoding energy-dependent translational throttle protein EttA, translated to MGEFIYTMKNVRKAIGDKVILDNVTMAFYPGAKIGVVGPNGAGKSSILKIMAGLDQPSNGEAFLDPGATVGILLQEPPLNEEKTVRENVEEGMGEIFQIRQRYEQIAEEMATNYTDELMEEMTELQEKIDAADAWELDSKIEQAMEALRCPPSDAPVTNLSGGERRRVALAKLLLSEPDLLLLDEPTNHLDAESVLWLEQHLAKYPGAVLAVTHDRYFLDHVAGWICEVDRGKLYPYEGNYSTYLETKAQRLEVAGKKDQKLQKRLKEELEWVRSGAKARQAKNKARLQRYEEMAAEAEQYKKLDFEEIQIPTPPRLGNQVVEVTNLEKGFDGRVLIKDLSFTLPRNGIVGVIGPNGVGKSTLFKTIVGLEQPDAGEVKVGQTVQLSYVDQNRENIDPEKTVWEVVSDGLDFIHVGQNEMPSRAYLSAFGFKGPDQQKPSKVLSGGERNRLNLALTLKQGGNLILLDEPTNDLDVETLGSLENALQKFPGCAVVISHDRWFLDRTCTHILAWEGNIAEGQWFWYEGNFEDYEKNKVERLGPDAARPSRVTHRKLTR
- a CDS encoding globin domain-containing protein: MNFYEEVGGEETFRKLVHLFYQRMRTDDLIGPMYPAHDWEGAEDRLRWFLAQYWGGPHTFSENRGHPRLRMRHHLFAIGEKEAHRWLEIMDAAIEEIDEQTLAPAYRMAMKEHMRKVAFMLINQPESPAQ
- the pepN gene encoding aminopeptidase N; amino-acid sequence: MSSTNLTRIEAEQRSQLIFVDHYDISIDLTAGETEFPSLTTVRFSALSDGDTFIDLQANHIYEVLLDEVNITESAVPMTEDGRYDETRGILLQGLSAGEHLLRVNAVCAYSRTGQGLHRFVDPVDNEVYLYTQFETADAKRVFACFDQPDLKATYSLNIIAPTGWKVITNAPQTVIDLPDGQQFSSHIDYPLSTYLVAICAGRYHEVSDIWQGKLTHYPETPADEPTELEIPLSIFCRQSLAECLDSETIFTETKQGFDYYHAHFGVAYPFGKYDQLFVPEFNAGAMENAGCVTFRDEYVFTSKVTKSRYERRCDTILHEMAHMWFGDLVTMRWWDDLWLNESFATWGAAMSQAEATEYHNAWVTFANVEKSWAYQQDQLSSTHPISTDASDIETVEQNFDGITYSKGASVLKQLQAYVGREEFFAGVRRHFAQHAFGNATFADLLNALEQASGRDLSQWAQQWIKTTGLNTLSPSFTIENGVYTDFKVIQSGATPGAGELRTHRVAVGLYSLVDGKVIRTHRAEVDITNAATAVTEFIGVPAAQLVIVNDEDLTYCALGLDDNSMAFLLENIDKIDDPMARTLCWSAAWEMTRNQKLRARDFLTLVARGAGTEDQIMVLERLLSQVTTAVNFYADRHWLATKGEELLAQTLLEAALHSEPGSDTQLAFVQALAKVALNEEAAEAFKQILADKQVFPGIHIDADLKWWALTALIADAQFEDPLARIAELLASDNTSSGQMAALRAQAAINAAENKREIFNQIMHQTDSLSNLELRHKLEGLDFTHSDDLLQEFTSEYFECAAQLWSNVSSDVATTTLSGAFPYWDASPQIVELAAAFLEQKDLPHGLRRIIAEGKDRAERGLKNRAFDGS
- a CDS encoding amino acid ABC transporter permease, producing MDFSVIYDSIPLYAQAALTTVRTAFIGIVLAFVFGSVCAVIKQLRIPILWQLVNIYIEFSRNTPLIVQLFFLYFGLPKLGIVLSSEACAIIGLTFLGGGYMAESLRAGLEAVDGIQNQSALSLGMTQTQSLRTVVFPQALAIAAPGITANVIFLIKETSVVSVVALADLIYVAKSQIGSTYDTREALFLLVVFYLIILLPTSLLSGCIERWLRHAAHGA